From Desulfuromonas soudanensis, the proteins below share one genomic window:
- a CDS encoding CoA-binding protein, whose protein sequence is MGSFTLGDIFFILMAGAITFGILALVGRAKNKKRSPNRTIADDAGLRAILETKRTVAMVGASSDPDRPSHHVMEYLMEAGFTVYPINPKEQEILGQRAFASLADLPVAPEIVDVFRNPDHVPAVAREALAAGARVLWLQEGVVSEEGARIALEGGLSVVMDRCMLKEHRRLIASPRADSRYSK, encoded by the coding sequence ATGGGGAGCTTTACTCTGGGCGATATCTTTTTCATTCTGATGGCCGGCGCAATAACCTTTGGGATTCTGGCCCTCGTCGGGCGCGCAAAGAATAAAAAAAGATCCCCAAATAGGACGATTGCCGATGATGCCGGGTTGCGGGCGATCCTCGAAACGAAACGGACCGTCGCCATGGTCGGCGCATCCTCCGACCCGGACCGACCCAGCCATCATGTCATGGAATACCTGATGGAGGCCGGTTTCACCGTCTACCCCATCAATCCCAAGGAACAGGAGATCCTCGGTCAGAGGGCCTTTGCCTCTCTGGCCGACCTGCCGGTGGCTCCCGAAATCGTCGACGTCTTCCGCAACCCCGACCATGTCCCGGCCGTTGCCAGGGAAGCCCTTGCCGCCGGAGCCCGGGTGCTCTGGCTCCAGGAAGGCGTTGTGAGCGAAGAAGGGGCCCGGATAGCCCTTGAGGGCGGTCTTTCGGTCGTCATGGATCGCTGCATGCTCAAGGAACATCGGCGCCTCATCGCCTCGCCCCGGGCGGATTCGAGATATTCGAAATAG
- a CDS encoding MlaE family ABC transporter permease, translated as MFEAFGRKILHAAQTTGEMLALLLETVYFFKEAPRNLPSIFRQLSEIGIGTLPIASLMAVFIGMVLALQTGVELASFGTQEALGSIVALSMVKELGPVMTSLLVAGRVGSSIAAEIGAMEVYEEIDALKTLDINPVRYLAMPRLLAALVAVPALVVFTMIIGILGGGLISDVNPKINVPFNVYYDHVVRALNYKEIFKGLLKATVFGGIVAQVGCYVGFKTSNGARGIGQSTTRAVVLSFLLIFVANYFLTRFML; from the coding sequence ATGTTTGAAGCCTTCGGAAGAAAGATCCTACACGCCGCCCAGACCACCGGCGAGATGCTGGCCCTGTTGCTGGAAACCGTCTATTTTTTCAAGGAGGCGCCGCGCAATCTGCCGTCGATCTTTCGCCAGTTGAGCGAGATCGGCATCGGCACCCTCCCCATCGCTTCCCTCATGGCGGTCTTTATCGGCATGGTTCTGGCGCTGCAGACCGGGGTCGAACTGGCGAGCTTCGGCACCCAGGAAGCGCTCGGCTCTATCGTTGCCCTGTCCATGGTCAAGGAACTGGGGCCGGTCATGACCAGCCTGCTGGTGGCCGGACGGGTCGGCTCCTCCATCGCCGCCGAGATCGGAGCCATGGAGGTCTACGAGGAAATCGACGCCCTCAAAACCCTGGACATCAATCCGGTGCGTTACCTGGCCATGCCGCGCCTCCTGGCCGCCCTCGTTGCCGTACCGGCGCTGGTGGTCTTTACCATGATCATCGGCATTCTCGGCGGAGGCCTGATCAGCGACGTCAACCCCAAGATCAACGTCCCCTTCAACGTCTACTATGACCATGTGGTGCGAGCCCTTAATTACAAAGAGATCTTCAAGGGGCTCCTTAAGGCCACGGTCTTCGGCGGTATCGTCGCCCAGGTCGGTTGTTACGTCGGGTTCAAAACCTCCAACGGCGCCCGGGGGATCGGGCAGTCGACGACAAGGGCCGTTGTCCTGTCGTTTCTGCTGATTTTTGTGGCAAACTATTTTCTCACCCGCTTCATGCTGTAA
- a CDS encoding ABC transporter substrate-binding protein has translation MTGDLESYRQAHAAFMEKIEGTIPDDGGVEVYLQTPNPDPISWANSIRKAVGIGADIIITYGASATLAAKSEVRKTPVLFADVYDPVALHLVRDPLRPGGNLSGISSKTPLETLVKTFREIHAVRSMGVLFSSSDLGSLLQVKKIEDLGSGFGFEVLKRDIEDPREISEALSFLADRIDSLYITESPALHLGLGEVVDFSRGKSLPLLGQIPGLSDGGGLISLEADPVEQGELLADCLRQILDGRKIGDLPIRTPRKVSLVINLNVARSLGYKVPFQALSMATRVIR, from the coding sequence ATGACCGGCGATCTGGAGTCTTATCGCCAGGCTCATGCCGCCTTCATGGAGAAAATCGAAGGGACGATCCCCGACGATGGAGGCGTTGAGGTTTACCTCCAGACCCCCAACCCCGACCCGATTTCCTGGGCCAACAGCATCCGCAAGGCGGTGGGGATCGGAGCGGACATCATTATCACCTACGGGGCCTCCGCCACCCTTGCGGCCAAGTCGGAAGTCAGAAAGACCCCGGTTCTCTTTGCCGATGTCTACGATCCCGTGGCCCTTCATCTGGTCCGGGATCCGTTGCGCCCCGGGGGGAATCTCAGTGGTATCAGCAGCAAGACCCCCCTGGAGACGCTGGTGAAAACGTTCCGGGAGATTCATGCCGTCCGGAGCATGGGGGTGCTTTTCTCTTCCTCGGACCTCGGATCGCTTCTTCAGGTAAAAAAGATCGAGGATCTCGGGAGCGGCTTCGGCTTCGAGGTGTTGAAAAGGGACATCGAAGATCCGCGCGAGATTTCCGAGGCTCTCTCCTTTCTCGCTGACAGAATAGATTCACTCTATATCACCGAGAGTCCGGCACTTCACCTCGGTCTTGGGGAAGTTGTCGATTTTTCACGGGGAAAATCCCTGCCGCTCCTCGGGCAGATCCCGGGGTTGAGCGACGGGGGCGGACTGATTTCCCTGGAGGCTGACCCCGTCGAACAGGGGGAGCTTCTCGCCGACTGTCTGCGGCAGATTCTTGACGGCAGGAAAATTGGAGACCTCCCGATACGTACCCCGCGGAAGGTCTCTTTGGTGATCAATCTCAACGTGGCGCGCAGTCTCGGCTACAAGGTGCCGTTTCAGGCGCTGAGCATGGCGACGCGGGTCATCAGGTAG
- a CDS encoding ABC transporter ATP-binding protein produces the protein MWTKLTHGFTASIFEGCECQSNYEDSHGVDIRLIDVNKSFNDNHVLKNINLEIKAGETFSIIGPSGTGKSVLLKHIVKLEQPDSGQILIDGQDIYGTEDKDAPRDYRYSMVFQSSALFNSLSVEENVGLWLREKRVCTETRIRRIIREKLRLVGLSGKEALMTSELSGGMRKRVAIARSLAMNPDLILYDEPTAELDPVTSDELARVIMNLKKEVNLTTIIVSHDLNFALYLSDRIAMISGGEIIEIGTPEEIKASQNPTVRKFIYTTTKGIKGD, from the coding sequence ATCTGGACGAAATTGACACACGGATTCACCGCCTCGATTTTTGAGGGGTGCGAGTGCCAGTCCAATTACGAGGATTCTCACGGCGTCGACATCAGGTTGATCGACGTCAACAAATCCTTCAACGACAACCACGTCCTGAAAAATATCAACCTCGAGATCAAGGCCGGGGAAACATTCTCCATCATCGGCCCCTCGGGTACGGGAAAGAGCGTACTTCTCAAGCATATCGTCAAACTCGAACAGCCTGACAGCGGCCAGATCCTGATCGACGGCCAGGACATTTACGGCACCGAGGACAAGGATGCCCCCCGCGACTACCGCTACAGCATGGTCTTCCAGTCATCGGCTCTCTTCAACTCCCTGAGCGTCGAGGAGAATGTCGGCCTCTGGCTGCGGGAAAAACGGGTCTGCACGGAAACCCGCATCCGTCGCATCATCCGGGAAAAGCTGCGTCTTGTCGGTCTCTCCGGCAAGGAGGCGCTGATGACCTCCGAACTCTCCGGAGGCATGCGCAAGAGGGTGGCCATCGCCCGCTCGCTGGCGATGAATCCCGACCTGATCCTTTACGACGAACCGACGGCGGAACTCGATCCGGTGACCTCCGACGAACTGGCGCGGGTCATCATGAACCTCAAAAAGGAAGTGAATCTGACGACGATCATCGTCAGCCACGACCTCAACTTCGCACTCTACCTTTCGGACCGGATCGCCATGATCAGCGGCGGGGAGATCATTGAAATAGGGACTCCGGAAGAGATCAAGGCGAGCCAGAACCCCACCGTCCGCAAGTTCATCTACACAACAACCAAAGGAATCAAGGGAGACTAA
- a CDS encoding MlaD family protein yields MPTSMSTEQKVGIFFLMALIALGVMIELVEDWRPFEVQNEYRTYFKSAIGIQPGDPVRQAGVGVGKIKGITIEDSRVRIDFYVTEGTVVRDDSEAQIRQTNLLGGQFLGLSFGSELGKPLPPGSTVPGRESANIDELITSFDRNQERVLGALGDLVQETREPLVGAVTRMDNIIRKIDEGEGTLGRLVNEPALYDEVKGAMAGLNSTLTRIEQGEGTLGRLMNDDTLYTEATATVANLRQISDRIKEGQGSVGKLIVEDTFYDNASDALANIRDISAKANDGTGTLGLLVNDDTLYHEATGTMTRINSIAAKIDEGDGSLGRLVNEDDLYRDAKTTLHKVEKAVDGMSDTGPLQAMGVVIGTLF; encoded by the coding sequence ATGCCCACCTCCATGTCCACTGAACAGAAAGTGGGAATATTTTTCCTGATGGCTCTTATCGCCCTCGGAGTCATGATCGAACTGGTCGAGGACTGGCGCCCCTTCGAAGTCCAGAACGAGTACCGGACCTATTTCAAATCGGCCATCGGCATTCAGCCCGGAGACCCGGTCCGCCAGGCCGGAGTGGGGGTCGGCAAGATCAAGGGCATCACCATCGAGGACAGCAGGGTACGGATCGATTTTTACGTCACCGAAGGGACCGTCGTCCGCGACGACAGCGAGGCCCAGATCCGCCAGACCAATCTCCTCGGCGGCCAGTTTCTCGGTTTGAGCTTCGGTTCCGAACTCGGAAAACCGCTCCCCCCCGGATCGACCGTTCCCGGGCGGGAGAGCGCCAACATCGACGAACTGATCACCAGTTTCGACCGGAATCAGGAACGGGTCCTCGGCGCTCTGGGAGATCTCGTTCAGGAGACCCGCGAACCTCTGGTCGGTGCGGTGACCCGCATGGACAACATCATCCGCAAAATTGACGAGGGAGAGGGGACCCTCGGGCGCCTGGTCAACGAACCGGCTCTTTACGATGAAGTGAAGGGGGCCATGGCAGGGCTGAACAGCACCCTGACCCGGATCGAGCAGGGTGAGGGGACCCTGGGGCGGCTCATGAACGACGACACTCTTTATACCGAGGCGACAGCGACGGTCGCCAACCTTCGCCAGATCAGCGACCGGATCAAGGAAGGGCAGGGGAGTGTCGGCAAACTCATTGTCGAGGATACCTTTTATGACAATGCCTCCGACGCGCTGGCCAATATTCGCGACATCTCGGCCAAGGCCAACGACGGCACCGGAACTCTCGGTCTGCTTGTCAACGACGATACGCTCTATCACGAAGCCACCGGCACCATGACGCGGATCAACAGCATCGCCGCCAAGATCGACGAAGGGGACGGAAGCCTCGGGCGACTGGTCAACGAGGACGACCTCTATCGCGATGCCAAAACAACTCTGCACAAGGTCGAAAAAGCGGTGGACGGTATGAGCGACACCGGGCCTCTCCAGGCGATGGGCGTGGTCATCGGCACCCTTTTCTAG